One genomic region from Streptomyces sp. NBC_00457 encodes:
- a CDS encoding copper resistance CopC family protein has translation MHVTDRRAARTAARVLVVPAALAALAVTAPQAAAHTELETSSPGADASLAGLPPRVTLTFSDPMTQKYAKVAVTGADGASAAEGEPQVEGKTVTLALDTGAPAGRYTVGYRVVSADGHPVSGSYTFTVKETAQTPSPSATVQQETAASPSPETGRADDQSSGATVPVLAGAGALAASGAVGAYLVRRRRTGHGD, from the coding sequence ATGCACGTCACCGACCGGCGTGCCGCCCGCACGGCGGCACGTGTCCTCGTCGTACCCGCCGCCCTCGCGGCCCTGGCCGTCACCGCGCCGCAGGCCGCGGCCCACACCGAACTGGAAACCAGCAGCCCGGGGGCCGACGCGTCGCTCGCCGGGCTACCCCCACGCGTGACACTGACCTTCAGCGACCCCATGACCCAGAAGTACGCCAAGGTCGCCGTGACGGGGGCGGACGGAGCGTCGGCCGCCGAGGGGGAGCCGCAGGTCGAGGGCAAGACCGTCACGCTCGCGCTCGACACCGGTGCTCCCGCGGGCCGTTACACGGTCGGCTACCGGGTGGTGTCCGCCGACGGGCACCCCGTCTCGGGTTCGTACACCTTCACCGTCAAGGAGACCGCGCAGACGCCGAGCCCATCGGCCACGGTCCAGCAGGAGACCGCAGCCTCCCCGTCGCCGGAGACGGGCCGGGCCGATGACCAATCCTCCGGCGCGACCGTGCCAGTCCTCGCCGGGGCCGGTGCGCTGGCCGCGTCCGGAGCCGTGGGCGCGTACCTGGTGAGGCGGAGGCGGACCGGCCATGGCGACTGA
- a CDS encoding cation diffusion facilitator family transporter — protein sequence MRLTATEAPVTRGKGHSVSDHGHEHSAGHDHGSGGHAGHSHGITADADRRWLGIALALITTFMAAEVVVGVMARSLALISDAAHMLTDAVSIVLALIAMRLSARPARGGYTYGLKRAEILSAQANGLTLLLLGAWLAYEAVERLIDPPEVEGGLMLVTALAGIAVNVVATWCISQANRSSLNVEGAYQHILNDLFAFIGTAIAALVVVLTGYARADAIATLVVVALMVKAGYGLMRESGRIFLEAAPADVDPDRLGDELVAQPAVVEVHDLHVWQITSGQAALSAHVLVETGGDCHAVRRALEERLRHDYGIDHTTLQVDHVPELVLQVGGPGETADLGTHCEDPHGPVHRNAPHVH from the coding sequence ATGCGTCTCACTGCCACCGAGGCACCCGTCACGAGGGGCAAGGGGCACAGCGTGAGCGATCACGGACATGAGCACAGCGCGGGGCACGACCACGGCTCCGGGGGACACGCGGGGCACTCCCACGGCATCACCGCCGACGCCGACCGGCGCTGGCTGGGGATCGCGCTCGCGCTGATCACCACGTTCATGGCGGCCGAGGTCGTCGTCGGCGTCATGGCCCGTTCCCTGGCGTTGATCTCGGACGCGGCGCACATGCTCACCGACGCCGTCTCCATCGTGCTCGCCCTGATCGCGATGCGGCTGTCCGCCCGACCGGCCCGCGGCGGCTACACCTACGGCCTCAAGCGCGCCGAGATACTCTCCGCCCAGGCCAACGGCCTGACCCTGCTGCTGCTCGGCGCCTGGCTGGCGTACGAAGCCGTGGAGCGGTTGATCGACCCGCCCGAGGTCGAAGGCGGGCTGATGCTCGTCACCGCGCTCGCCGGCATCGCGGTGAACGTGGTGGCGACCTGGTGCATCTCCCAGGCCAACCGGTCCTCCCTCAACGTCGAGGGCGCCTACCAGCACATCCTCAACGACCTGTTCGCCTTCATCGGCACCGCGATCGCCGCGCTCGTCGTCGTACTGACCGGGTACGCCCGCGCCGACGCCATCGCCACGCTGGTCGTGGTCGCCCTGATGGTCAAGGCCGGGTACGGCCTGATGCGCGAGTCCGGTCGCATCTTCCTCGAGGCCGCCCCCGCCGACGTCGACCCCGACCGGCTCGGTGACGAACTCGTCGCCCAGCCTGCCGTCGTCGAGGTCCACGACCTGCACGTCTGGCAGATCACCTCCGGCCAGGCGGCGCTGTCCGCCCACGTCCTCGTCGAAACCGGCGGCGACTGCCACGCCGTACGCCGCGCCCTGGAGGAACGCCTTCGCCACGACTACGGCATCGACCACACCACGCTCCAGGTCGACCACGTCCCCGAACTGGTGCTCCAGGTCGGCGGTCCCGGTGAGACGGCCGACCTGGGGACGCACTGCGAGGATCCGCACGGTCCCGTGCACCGGAACGCGCCGCACGTCCACTGA
- a CDS encoding DUF305 domain-containing protein, protein MTGAVTRRTLVVLACVVLAVAAAVVVWRAVEGTANASAPGDNSVEAGFSRDMAVHHQQAVEMSFIVRDRTDDEEVRTLAYDVINTQANQRGMLLGRLEAWELNKSSTETPMTWMGHGAMYEAKDGSLMPGMATNTRLDQLREAKGKNAEILYLRLMTAHHKGGVDMARGAVKMADDDKLVRLAQTMVDGQQAEIDLMADMLTQRGAKAG, encoded by the coding sequence ATGACCGGGGCCGTCACCCGCCGCACCCTCGTCGTCCTCGCCTGTGTCGTGTTGGCGGTCGCAGCCGCCGTCGTCGTGTGGCGGGCGGTTGAGGGCACTGCGAACGCGTCCGCACCTGGCGACAATTCCGTTGAGGCCGGATTCTCACGGGACATGGCCGTGCACCACCAGCAGGCCGTGGAGATGTCGTTCATCGTCCGCGACCGCACCGACGACGAGGAGGTGCGCACCCTCGCGTACGACGTCATCAACACGCAGGCCAACCAGCGCGGCATGCTGCTGGGCCGGCTGGAGGCGTGGGAGCTGAACAAGTCCTCCACCGAGACGCCGATGACGTGGATGGGCCACGGCGCGATGTACGAGGCGAAGGACGGCTCGCTCATGCCCGGCATGGCCACCAACACGCGGCTGGACCAGTTGCGCGAGGCCAAGGGGAAGAACGCCGAGATCCTCTACTTGCGGCTGATGACCGCTCACCACAAGGGCGGCGTCGACATGGCGCGCGGCGCGGTGAAGATGGCGGACGACGACAAGCTCGTACGGCTGGCGCAGACCATGGTCGACGGGCAGCAGGCGGAGATCGACCTGATGGCCGACATGCTCACCCAGCGGGGCGCCAAGGCGGGATGA
- a CDS encoding DUF3105 domain-containing protein — MGSSRAKEQRVARRAKLEEMRRAQAARERRNSIITWTCSGVIVAGVVAGGWYLVDRAQGEKAAEEAAAAKPVAGEKSFKDLSQKHVNTPVDYKMSPGVGGDHNQAWMNCNGDVYDKEIGETNAVHSLEHGAVWITYTDKAADNDVSTLKDRVTKTPYTLMSPFADQSSPIVLSAWGKQLSVDSATDPRVEKFLDKYVQGAQTPEPGAACTGGIAA, encoded by the coding sequence ATGGGGTCTTCCCGAGCCAAGGAACAGCGCGTCGCCCGCCGCGCCAAGCTGGAGGAGATGCGCCGCGCCCAGGCGGCGCGCGAACGCCGTAACAGCATCATCACCTGGACCTGCAGCGGGGTCATCGTGGCCGGCGTCGTCGCAGGCGGCTGGTACCTCGTCGACCGGGCGCAGGGCGAGAAGGCCGCGGAGGAGGCCGCTGCCGCCAAGCCGGTGGCGGGGGAGAAGTCCTTCAAGGACCTCAGCCAGAAGCACGTCAACACCCCGGTCGACTACAAGATGTCCCCGGGTGTCGGCGGCGACCACAACCAGGCATGGATGAACTGCAACGGCGACGTCTACGACAAGGAGATCGGCGAGACGAACGCCGTGCACTCCTTGGAGCACGGCGCGGTCTGGATCACCTACACCGACAAGGCCGCGGACAACGACGTCAGCACGCTCAAGGACCGGGTCACCAAGACCCCGTACACGCTGATGAGCCCGTTCGCCGACCAGTCGTCGCCGATCGTCCTGTCCGCCTGGGGCAAGCAGCTGAGCGTGGACTCCGCCACCGACCCCCGGGTGGAGAAGTTCCTCGACAAGTACGTGCAGGGCGCGCAGACCCCTGAGCCGGGTGCCGCCTGCACGGGAGGGATCGCCGCATGA
- a CDS encoding ArsR/SmtB family transcription factor, whose translation MLKLASDTDALARFGRALADPIRCRILLALREAPAHPADLAERLEISRTRLSNHLACLRDCGIVVTVPVGRRVRYELADARLGHALDDLRGAVVAVEADRTCPDADEKDCC comes from the coding sequence GTGCTGAAACTCGCCTCCGACACCGACGCGCTGGCCCGCTTCGGCCGCGCGCTCGCCGACCCGATCCGCTGCCGCATCCTGCTCGCCCTCCGCGAGGCGCCCGCCCATCCGGCCGACCTCGCCGAGCGCCTGGAGATCTCCCGCACCCGGCTGTCGAACCATCTCGCGTGCCTGCGCGACTGCGGCATCGTCGTCACCGTCCCCGTAGGCCGACGCGTCCGCTACGAGCTGGCCGACGCCCGCCTCGGCCACGCCCTGGACGACCTGCGCGGCGCCGTAGTGGCCGTCGAGGCCGACCGGACCTGCCCGGACGCCGACGAGAAGGACTGCTGCTGA
- a CDS encoding cation transporter, producing MAVQISVGPAPQRRTQLARRIRLLVAATITYNVIEAFVAITAGTIASSTALIGFGLDSVIEVSSAAAVAWQFSAREHAVRQAREKTTLRIIAVSFFALAAYVTVDSGRALTAAREAAHSTPGIVLASLSLAVMPFLSAAQRKAGRELGSASAVADSQQTLLCTYLSAVLLAGLLANSLLDWSWADPAAALIIAAVAVKEGRQAWRGEACCSVPVGLAEAAGRETGDREGCGCGPGCSCRGPQKEVDER from the coding sequence ATGGCGGTGCAGATATCCGTCGGACCCGCCCCGCAGCGCCGCACCCAACTCGCCCGGCGTATACGGCTCCTGGTCGCCGCCACCATCACCTACAACGTCATCGAGGCGTTCGTCGCGATCACCGCCGGTACGATCGCCTCCTCCACCGCCCTGATCGGCTTCGGCCTGGACTCCGTCATCGAGGTCTCCTCGGCCGCGGCCGTCGCCTGGCAGTTCTCCGCCCGCGAGCACGCCGTCCGCCAGGCGCGCGAAAAGACCACCCTGCGGATCATCGCCGTCTCCTTCTTCGCGCTCGCCGCCTACGTCACCGTCGACTCCGGCCGCGCCCTGACCGCCGCCCGCGAGGCCGCGCACTCCACCCCGGGCATCGTGCTCGCCTCCCTGTCCCTCGCGGTGATGCCGTTCCTGTCCGCGGCCCAGCGCAAAGCCGGGCGTGAACTCGGCTCGGCCTCGGCCGTGGCGGACTCCCAACAGACCCTGCTGTGCACATACCTGTCCGCAGTCCTGCTCGCCGGGCTGCTCGCCAACTCCCTCCTCGACTGGTCCTGGGCCGACCCGGCCGCCGCCCTGATCATCGCCGCCGTCGCGGTCAAGGAAGGACGCCAGGCATGGCGGGGCGAGGCCTGTTGCTCCGTGCCGGTCGGTCTCGCCGAGGCAGCGGGGCGGGAGACGGGCGACCGGGAGGGCTGCGGATGCGGCCCGGGCTGCTCGTGCCGCGGGCCGCAGAAGGAGGTGGACGAGCGATGA
- a CDS encoding methyltransferase family protein: MTGWAWAALALYGAWLIAAFGIRTLIQRRRTGDAGFRGLSGTPGSAAWWAGVLFAVALLGAVAAPAATLAGVPVLVEETPAVYGTGAAIAVLGVAGTLMAQGAMGASWRVGVDPDERTALVTGGLFAYVRNPIFTAMGVTGLGLTLMVPNILALASLAALIVAVELQVRVIEEPYLQATHGAAYLTYAAQAGRFVPGVGRLQIRGDEAGA; encoded by the coding sequence ATGACCGGCTGGGCCTGGGCGGCACTCGCGCTCTACGGGGCGTGGCTGATCGCGGCCTTCGGAATCCGCACGCTGATCCAGCGCCGGCGTACTGGCGACGCCGGCTTCCGCGGCCTGTCCGGCACTCCCGGCTCAGCCGCCTGGTGGGCCGGAGTGCTGTTCGCCGTGGCGCTGCTCGGCGCCGTAGCCGCACCAGCCGCGACCCTGGCGGGCGTGCCCGTCCTCGTCGAGGAGACTCCTGCGGTGTACGGCACCGGTGCGGCGATCGCCGTGCTCGGCGTGGCCGGCACGCTGATGGCACAGGGAGCCATGGGCGCCTCATGGCGCGTCGGCGTGGATCCCGACGAGCGCACCGCACTGGTCACCGGCGGCCTCTTCGCGTACGTCCGGAACCCCATCTTTACCGCGATGGGTGTCACCGGCCTCGGACTCACGCTGATGGTCCCCAACATCCTGGCGCTCGCCTCCCTCGCCGCCCTGATCGTCGCGGTCGAATTGCAGGTCCGCGTGATCGAGGAGCCCTACCTCCAGGCGACCCACGGGGCGGCCTACCTCACCTACGCGGCCCAGGCCGGGCGCTTCGTCCCCGGTGTCGGGCGACTGCAGATCCGGGGCGACGAAGCCGGGGCGTAG
- a CDS encoding DUF6281 family protein, with product MKAALPIGRTGSVWTLLSAVLVTMSVACTSSSDSDGGESASSCAYRAEYQNRTYSGAEVRGFTLGNKLGAATLPPCDDTPSDDSDGQATPTSTTAYAIEGVDPSIAIGLEQASDDVIFVNVDSDTKLPEIKKMIQGS from the coding sequence ATGAAAGCCGCACTCCCGATCGGCAGGACCGGATCCGTGTGGACGCTGCTGTCGGCAGTCCTGGTCACCATGTCCGTCGCCTGCACCTCGTCGAGCGACAGCGACGGCGGCGAGTCTGCGTCGTCCTGCGCGTACCGGGCCGAGTACCAGAACCGCACGTACTCGGGCGCAGAGGTCAGGGGCTTCACCCTCGGGAACAAGCTCGGTGCCGCCACCCTTCCGCCGTGCGACGACACGCCGAGCGATGACAGCGACGGTCAGGCGACGCCAACCTCGACGACCGCCTATGCGATTGAGGGAGTGGATCCCAGCATTGCTATCGGGTTGGAACAGGCGTCTGATGACGTCATCTTCGTCAACGTCGACTCCGACACGAAGCTGCCTGAGATCAAGAAAATGATCCAAGGCTCGTGA
- a CDS encoding peptidase M10 produces MVTYDGTGLTVPEPNTAVSVDALAADGTSHGFTLEVTSSGVVSYDLTSASVDTSTAGSDVPDVLSNPVETTGDLSQESDSTDADASDASAEAEIADVDAAAAPGACSDGTYATKDQKEYGTYNWYIGDGGLPGGLSKNDALWSFYEALDNITESSNNCGYSDQVGAHKANFLAYTTREGDINSSNTCTGFDGLSTWDAGNLGNGTVAATCSRTWPTPGVKNDLREADVRFNTHDFDFTNKPAANCSNKYDIRSVGTHEAGHIFGLKDIYGAHNNLTMFGNSIECSTRARTLGKGDVLGLRSIY; encoded by the coding sequence GTGGTCACGTACGACGGCACCGGTTTGACGGTGCCCGAACCCAATACCGCCGTGAGCGTCGACGCGCTGGCCGCGGACGGCACGTCTCACGGATTCACACTGGAGGTCACCTCCAGCGGCGTGGTCTCCTACGACCTGACCAGTGCCAGTGTGGACACCTCCACCGCGGGCTCCGACGTACCCGATGTCCTGTCGAACCCGGTTGAGACGACGGGCGACCTGTCGCAGGAGTCGGACAGCACGGATGCGGACGCGTCCGATGCCAGCGCCGAGGCCGAGATTGCGGACGTGGACGCGGCCGCCGCTCCCGGCGCGTGCAGCGACGGAACGTACGCGACGAAAGACCAGAAAGAGTACGGCACCTACAACTGGTACATCGGTGACGGCGGCCTGCCCGGAGGGCTGTCCAAGAACGACGCCCTGTGGTCGTTCTACGAGGCGCTCGACAACATCACCGAGAGCAGCAACAACTGCGGCTACAGCGACCAGGTCGGCGCGCACAAGGCCAACTTCCTGGCCTACACGACCCGTGAAGGGGACATCAACTCCAGCAACACGTGCACCGGCTTCGACGGGCTGAGCACGTGGGACGCGGGCAATCTCGGGAACGGCACCGTCGCCGCTACCTGCTCGCGTACCTGGCCAACGCCCGGCGTCAAGAACGACCTGCGCGAGGCTGACGTCCGCTTCAACACCCACGATTTCGACTTCACGAACAAGCCGGCTGCCAACTGCTCGAACAAATACGACATCCGCAGCGTCGGTACTCATGAGGCCGGGCACATCTTCGGACTGAAAGACATCTACGGGGCGCACAACAACCTCACCATGTTCGGGAACTCGATCGAGTGCTCGACGAGGGCCAGGACGCTCGGCAAGGGTGATGTGCTCGGCCTCCGCAGCATCTACTGA
- a CDS encoding ArsR/SmtB family transcription factor translates to MLTVASDIEVLARFGRALADPIRCRILLALRDAPAYPADLADALGVSRTRLSNHLACLRDCGLVVTVPDGRRTRYELADPRLGHALDDLRTAVVAVETDRTCVDAEAKNCC, encoded by the coding sequence GTGCTGACTGTTGCCTCCGACATCGAGGTGCTGGCCCGGTTCGGCCGCGCGCTCGCCGACCCGATCCGCTGCCGCATCCTGCTGGCCCTCCGTGACGCCCCCGCTTACCCCGCCGACCTCGCCGACGCCCTCGGCGTCTCGCGCACCCGGCTGTCGAACCACCTGGCGTGCCTGCGCGACTGCGGCCTGGTAGTCACCGTGCCCGACGGTCGCCGCACCCGCTACGAGCTGGCCGACCCCCGCCTTGGCCACGCCCTGGACGACCTGCGCACCGCCGTGGTCGCCGTCGAGACCGACCGTACCTGCGTCGACGCCGAAGCGAAGAACTGCTGCTGA
- a CDS encoding cation diffusion facilitator family transporter codes for MGTHDPDAHTQTHAHGHQRGVSADADRRYLTGALVLIVGFMAIEVVVGVLAQSLALISDAGHMLTDAMALVFALVAMRIAARPARGGFTYGLRRAEIVSAQVNGLTLLLLAVYFVYEGIHRLIQPPEVEGLYVVVTGVAGIAVNIVATWLVSKANRSSLNVEGAFQHLLNDLFAFIGTTAAGLVVWLTGWARADAISALLVAALMVKAGWGLVRDSGRVFMEAAPAGLDPDEVGARTAALEHVVEVHDLHIWEVTSGYPALSAHILVRPEAVCHDVRADVEHMLHDQYGIEHLTLQVDHAPAKRNDAEPRPHCPDPHGRTHTADLSGIAPGTA; via the coding sequence ATGGGCACCCATGACCCAGACGCACATACACAGACGCACGCGCACGGCCATCAGCGCGGTGTGAGCGCCGACGCCGACCGGCGCTACCTCACCGGAGCCCTCGTACTGATCGTCGGCTTCATGGCCATCGAGGTGGTCGTCGGTGTCCTCGCGCAGTCACTCGCGCTGATCTCGGACGCGGGGCACATGCTCACCGACGCCATGGCCCTCGTCTTCGCGCTGGTCGCCATGCGGATCGCGGCCCGTCCGGCGCGCGGCGGGTTCACCTACGGCCTACGGCGCGCCGAGATCGTATCCGCCCAGGTCAATGGCCTCACGTTGCTGCTGCTCGCGGTCTACTTCGTGTACGAGGGGATCCACCGCCTCATCCAACCCCCCGAGGTCGAAGGGCTGTACGTGGTGGTCACCGGCGTGGCCGGTATCGCCGTGAACATCGTCGCCACCTGGCTGGTCAGCAAGGCCAACCGGTCCTCGCTCAACGTCGAGGGTGCCTTCCAGCACCTGCTCAACGACCTCTTCGCCTTCATCGGCACGACCGCTGCCGGCCTGGTGGTCTGGCTCACCGGCTGGGCCCGGGCGGACGCCATCTCAGCCCTGCTCGTGGCCGCTCTGATGGTCAAGGCCGGCTGGGGGCTGGTGCGCGACTCCGGCCGGGTGTTCATGGAGGCCGCACCTGCCGGCCTCGACCCCGACGAGGTCGGCGCCCGGACGGCCGCGCTCGAGCACGTCGTCGAGGTGCACGACCTGCACATCTGGGAGGTGACCTCCGGCTACCCGGCGCTGTCGGCGCACATCCTGGTACGGCCCGAGGCCGTGTGTCATGACGTGCGCGCCGACGTCGAGCACATGCTGCACGACCAGTACGGCATCGAGCACCTCACCCTGCAGGTCGACCACGCACCGGCCAAGCGGAACGATGCCGAGCCCCGCCCGCACTGCCCCGACCCGCATGGCCGCACGCACACCGCGGACCTGTCGGGAATCGCACCCGGCACGGCGTAA
- a CDS encoding ArsR/SmtB family transcription factor yields MLKAAGEAEVLTHFGRALADPERCRLVLALRCAPADAADLTDRTGLDGSVLAGHLSALREQGLVVAVPEGSRLRYELSDTRLGHALGDLLKAACRPSDSHTASDADHTGDL; encoded by the coding sequence ATGTTGAAAGCTGCCGGAGAGGCCGAAGTGCTCACCCACTTCGGTCGTGCCCTCGCCGATCCCGAACGATGCCGACTCGTACTCGCGTTGCGGTGTGCGCCCGCGGACGCCGCCGACCTCACCGACCGCACCGGCCTCGACGGCTCGGTGCTCGCCGGGCATCTGTCCGCGCTGCGCGAGCAGGGTCTGGTGGTCGCTGTCCCCGAAGGCAGCCGACTGCGCTACGAGTTGAGCGACACCCGTCTCGGCCACGCGCTGGGCGACCTGCTGAAGGCTGCATGCAGGCCGAGCGACAGCCATACCGCGTCGGACGCGGACCACACCGGCGACCTGTGA